A genomic window from Chrysoperla carnea chromosome 3, inChrCarn1.1, whole genome shotgun sequence includes:
- the LOC123296033 gene encoding piggyBac transposable element-derived protein 3-like, whose translation MSSRKGLNVHEIISILEDDSLTISADIFITPPGNDDLSDEDSGSEDVVEISNLSRRQLLAEAEVRRTVPSSEGVLETVEDIDDINQKGEEEQPSTSQAVEHPAKKARTIFKRKWKQMDITAKPEKEHSTSEFVLNKDNPLEFFEMFFDDEVLELLRSSTEKNAIVKGHVNFRLTIEEVKNFIRILLLSGYNSASRYRLYWDQNIDTHHPGVTSCVTRNRFEELLRFFHACVCK comes from the exons ATGAGTTCCCGGAAAGG GTTGAAtgttcatgaaattatatcgaTCTTGGAAGACGATAGTCTTACAATTTCTGCTGACATTTTTATCACGCCACCTGGAAATGATGATTTGAGTGATGAAGATAGTGGAAGCGAGGATGTAGTGGAGATTAGTAATCTATCGCGTCGCCAGTTGTTGGCTGAAGCTGAGGTTCGACGTACGGTTCCATCATCAGAAGGAGTTCTAGAAACGGTAGAAGATATTGATGATATAAATCAGAAAGGAGAAGAGGAACAGCCATCCACATCCCAAGCCGTTGAACATCCTGCAAAGAAAGCTAGGACTATATTCAAGAGGAAGTGGAAGCAGATGGATATAACAGCAAAACCTGAGAAGGAACACTCTACATCtgagtttgttttaaataaagacaATCCATTAGAATTTTTTGAGATGTTTTTTGATGACGAAGTATTAGAACTACTGCGTTCTAGTACAGAAAAAAATGCAATTGTCAAAGGACATGTAAACTTCAGGCTCACCATCGAAGAAGTGaagaattttataagaattttactGTTGTCTGGTTATAATAGTGCATCACGTTACAGATTATACTGGGATCAGAATATTGATACTCATCACCCTGGAGTTACTTCGTGCGTGACCCGTAATCGTTTTGAAgagcttcttcgtttttttcaTGCATGTGTGTGCAAATAA